The following coding sequences lie in one Salmo salar chromosome ssa13, Ssal_v3.1, whole genome shotgun sequence genomic window:
- the LOC106566849 gene encoding cold shock domain-containing protein E1 isoform X8 has protein sequence MGSPWKGFVEFTLPASPPAAFVSADLSSTSPVGLSLSPYGRSCDPVLTPLSDMERVHSEPPLARNTASATSVVAIPRSFSVSHKKHKRTPLYQRSMSFDPGMLHNGHTAFANGTAVGIRETGVVEKLLTSYGFIQCSERQARLFFHCSQYNGNLQELKIGDDVEFEVSSDRRTGKPIAVKLLKIKPEVLPEERISGQVVSAIPTHLDGKSAPGQVPTGSVCYERNGYGFLPTQEVFYLTYTPDDIEGNMHLDTGDKVSFYMETNKHTGAVSAHNIVLVKKKQMRCQGVVCATKEAFGFIERADVVKEIFFHYSEFKGDLEALQAGDDVEFTIKERNGKEVATDVRLLAQGTVIFEDISIEQFEGTVIKVIPKVTTKNQNDPLPGRICARISYTDKELLFGEKDTKSKVTLLEGDHVQFNISTDRRDKLERATNIDILPDTFHFTKESREMVRTLRRSMGVIAAMRDGFGFIKCVDRDARMFFHFSEVLEESQLHISDEVEFTVVPVSPGKKSMDMLSAQRNHAVRIKKLPKGTVSFHTQSEQRFVGVVEKETTAAITNNKSASPSKAKEKKKDKEAEEGVISYEDCGVKLTVSYHVKDLEGAAQPQAGDKVEFSINEVKRTGQQSAVTIKILNRTVNTKRLLGYIATLKDNFGFIETANHDQEIFFHYSELCGDMENLELGDTVEYTLSKGKGNKVSAEKVTKVAAVNSVGQDVGEAVMLGKVVRPLRSVDPSQTEYQGLIEHSEEEGTKGQNYPFGIMGMTNKADCLQKGELVKFQLCTVAQTGQKMACNVVPQRKALVECVKDQFGFITYEVGESKKLFFHVKEVQDGLELQTGDEVEFSVILNQRTGKCSACNVRRVSEGPKPVATPRPDRLVNRLKSITLDDASAPRLVIVRQPRGPDNSKGFNVERKTRQPGVID, from the exons ATGGGCAGCCCCTGGAAAGGCTTTGTCGAGTTTACCTTGCCCGCGTCGCCGCCTGCCGCGTTCGTTAGCGCTGACCTGAGCAGCACCTCGCCCGTCGGACTCAGCCTGTCACCGTACGGCCGATCC TGTGACCCAGTCCTGACCCCACTGTCAGATATGGAGAGAGTGCACTCTGAACCCCCTTTGGCACGTAATACTGCCTCTGCCACCTCTGTGGTGGCTATCCCCCGCTCGTTCTCGGTTTCCCACAAAAAACACAAGCGGACACCCCTGTATCAGAGATCA ATGAGTTTTGACCCTGGCATGCTCCACAATGGGCACACCGCGTTTGCCAACGGCACGGCGGTGGGCATCAGGGAGACTGGCGTGGTGGAGAAGCTGCTCACCTCCTATGGGTTCATCCAGTGCTCGGAGCGGCAGGCACGCCTCTTCTTTCACTGCTCCCAGTACAACGGCAACCTGCAGGAGCTCAAGATAGGAG aTGATGTGGAGTTTGAAGTGTCCTCAGACAGGCGTACTGGCAAGCCCATAGCAGTGAAGCTGCTTAAGATCAAACCAGAGGTGCTTCCAGAGGAGCGCATCTCGGGCCAG GTCGTCTCAGCGATTCCTACTCACCTGGATGGCAAGTCTGCTCCAGGGCAGGTGCCCACTGGCAGTGTGTGCTACGAGAGAAATGGG TATGGATTCCTTCCCACGCAGGAGGTGTTTTACTTGACCTACACCCCAGACGACATAGAGGGCAACATGCACCTGGACACGGGAGACAAAGTCAGCTTCTACATGGAAACCAACAAGCA CACCGGTGCAGTCAGTGCACACAACATTGTCCTGGTAAAGAAGAAACAGATGAGGTGCCAGGGGGTTGTCTGTGCCACCAAG GAGGCCTTTGGGTTCATTGAGAGAGCTGACGTGGTGAAGGAGATCTTCTTCCACTACAGCGAGTTCAAGGGCGACCTGGAGGCCCTGCAGGCCGGCGACGACGTGGAGTTTACCATCAAAGAGAGAAAC GGGAAAGAGGTGGCTACTGACGTGAGGCTGCTCGCCCAGGGGACAGTCATATTTGAGGACATCAGCATCGAGCAGTTTGAAGGCACTGTTATCAAGGTCATCCCTAAAGTAACAACCAAGAACCAG AATGATCCACTACCAGGCCGCATCTGTGCCAGGATCAGTTACACGGACAAGGAGCTCCTGTTTGGTGAGAAGGACACCAAGTCCAAGGTGACCCTGCTGGAAGGTGACCATGTGCAGTTCAACATTTCCACGGACCGAAGGGACAAGCTGGAGCGGGCCACCAACATCGACATCCTGCCCGATACCTTCCACTTCACCAAGGAGTCCCGTGAGATGGTAAGGACCCTGAGGAGATCCATG GGTGTGATCGCTGCCATGCGCGACGGCTTTGGCTTCATCAAGTGTGTGGACCGGGACGCCAGGATGTTCTTTCACTTTAGCGAGGTCCTGGAGGAGAGCCAGCTGCACATCTCTGACGAAGTAGAGTTCACCGTTGTGCCCGTGAGTCCAGGGAAAAAGTCCATG GACATGCTGTCTGCCCAGAGGAACCATGCGGTGCGCATCAAGAAGCTGCCCAAAGGCACCGTATCCTTCCATACCCAGTCTGAGCAGCGCTTTGTGGGCGTGGTAGAGAAGGAGACCACGGCAGCCATCACCAACAACAAGAGCGCAAGCCCCAGCAAGGCCAAAGAGAAG AAAAAAGACAAG GAAGCAGAAGAGGGAGTGATTTCTTATGAGGACTGTGGAGTGAAGCTGACTGTGTCGTACCATGTCAAAGACCTGGAGGGAGCTGCCCAGCCACAGGCAGGAGACAAG GTGGAGTTCTCCATCAATGAGGTAAAGAGGACGGGCCAGCAGAGTGCGGTCACGATTAAGATCCTCAACCGCACAGTCAACACCAAAAGGCTGCTGGGATACATCGCCACCCTGAAAGACAACTTTGGGTTCATTGAGACGGCCAATCACGATCAAGAGATCTTCTTTCACTACAG TGAGCTGTGTGGAGACATGGAGAACCTGGAGCTGGGTGACACTGTGGAATACACCCTGTCCAAGGGCAAAGGAAACAAAGTCAGCGCTGAGAAGGTTACGAAGGTAGCAGCAG TGAATAGTGTGGGGCAGGATGTTGGTGAGGCGGTGATGCTGGGGAAGGTGGTGCGCCCTCTGCGTAGTGTGGACCCGTCGCAGACAGAGTACCAGGGGCTCATCGAGCACTCAGAGGAAG AGGGCACGAAGGGCCAGAATTACCCCTTTGGCATCATGGGCATGACAAACAAGGCAGACTGTCTGCAGAAAGGAGAGCTGGTGAAGTTCCAGCTGTGCACAGTGGCCCAGACAGGACAGAAGATGGCTTGCAACGTTGTCCCCCAACGCAAAGCCTTAGTGGAGTGCGTCAAGGACCAG TTTGGTTTCATCACATATGAAGTTGGTGAGAGTAAGAAGCTGTTTTTCCATGTCAAAGAGGTGCAGGATGGCTTGGAGCTCCAGACTGGGGATGAGGTGGAGTTCTCAGTCATTCTCAACCAACGCACAGGGAAATGTAGTGCCTGCAATGTGCGCAGAGTCAG TGAAGGGCCTAAACCGGTGGCAACCCCCCGTCCCGATCGTTTGGTCAACCGGCTCAAGAGCATCACCCTGGATGACGCTAGCGCCCCCCGCCTAGTCATTGTGAGACAGCCCCGTGGCCCTGACAACTCAAAG GGCTTCAACGTGGAGCGGAAGACTCGTCAACCGGGTGTAATTGACTGA
- the LOC106566849 gene encoding cold shock domain-containing protein E1 isoform X15, with amino-acid sequence MSFDPGMLHNGHTAFANGTAVGIRETGVVEKLLTSYGFIQCSERQARLFFHCSQYNGNLQELKIGDDVEFEVSSDRRTGKPIAVKLLKIKPEVLPEERISGQVGPDSHASPFTVLHGYIHPVVSAIPTHLDGKSAPGQVPTGSVCYERNGYGFLPTQEVFYLTYTPDDIEGNMHLDTGDKVSFYMETNKHTGAVSAHNIVLVKKKQMRCQGVVCATKEAFGFIERADVVKEIFFHYSEFKGDLEALQAGDDVEFTIKERNGKEVATDVRLLAQGTVIFEDISIEQFEGTVIKVIPKVTTKNQNDPLPGRICARISYTDKELLFGEKDTKSKVTLLEGDHVQFNISTDRRDKLERATNIDILPDTFHFTKESREMVRTLRRSMGVIAAMRDGFGFIKCVDRDARMFFHFSEVLEESQLHISDEVEFTVVPVSPGKKSMDMLSAQRNHAVRIKKLPKGTVSFHTQSEQRFVGVVEKETTAAITNNKSASPSKAKEKKKDKEAEEGVISYEDCGVKLTVSYHVKDLEGAAQPQAGDKVEFSINEVKRTGQQSAVTIKILNRTVNTKRLLGYIATLKDNFGFIETANHDQEIFFHYSELCGDMENLELGDTVEYTLSKGKGNKVSAEKVTKVAAVNSVGQDVGEAVMLGKVVRPLRSVDPSQTEYQGLIEHSEEEGTKGQNYPFGIMGMTNKADCLQKGELVKFQLCTVAQTGQKMACNVVPQRKALVECVKDQFGFITYEVGESKKLFFHVKEVQDGLELQTGDEVEFSVILNQRTGKCSACNVRRVSEGPKPVATPRPDRLVNRLKSITLDDASAPRLVIVRQPRGPDNSKGFNVERKTRQPGVID; translated from the exons ATGAGTTTTGACCCTGGCATGCTCCACAATGGGCACACCGCGTTTGCCAACGGCACGGCGGTGGGCATCAGGGAGACTGGCGTGGTGGAGAAGCTGCTCACCTCCTATGGGTTCATCCAGTGCTCGGAGCGGCAGGCACGCCTCTTCTTTCACTGCTCCCAGTACAACGGCAACCTGCAGGAGCTCAAGATAGGAG aTGATGTGGAGTTTGAAGTGTCCTCAGACAGGCGTACTGGCAAGCCCATAGCAGTGAAGCTGCTTAAGATCAAACCAGAGGTGCTTCCAGAGGAGCGCATCTCGGGCCAGGTGGGGCCAGACTCGCACGCCTCTCCATTTACTGTGCTGCATGGTTATATTCATCCA GTCGTCTCAGCGATTCCTACTCACCTGGATGGCAAGTCTGCTCCAGGGCAGGTGCCCACTGGCAGTGTGTGCTACGAGAGAAATGGG TATGGATTCCTTCCCACGCAGGAGGTGTTTTACTTGACCTACACCCCAGACGACATAGAGGGCAACATGCACCTGGACACGGGAGACAAAGTCAGCTTCTACATGGAAACCAACAAGCA CACCGGTGCAGTCAGTGCACACAACATTGTCCTGGTAAAGAAGAAACAGATGAGGTGCCAGGGGGTTGTCTGTGCCACCAAG GAGGCCTTTGGGTTCATTGAGAGAGCTGACGTGGTGAAGGAGATCTTCTTCCACTACAGCGAGTTCAAGGGCGACCTGGAGGCCCTGCAGGCCGGCGACGACGTGGAGTTTACCATCAAAGAGAGAAAC GGGAAAGAGGTGGCTACTGACGTGAGGCTGCTCGCCCAGGGGACAGTCATATTTGAGGACATCAGCATCGAGCAGTTTGAAGGCACTGTTATCAAGGTCATCCCTAAAGTAACAACCAAGAACCAG AATGATCCACTACCAGGCCGCATCTGTGCCAGGATCAGTTACACGGACAAGGAGCTCCTGTTTGGTGAGAAGGACACCAAGTCCAAGGTGACCCTGCTGGAAGGTGACCATGTGCAGTTCAACATTTCCACGGACCGAAGGGACAAGCTGGAGCGGGCCACCAACATCGACATCCTGCCCGATACCTTCCACTTCACCAAGGAGTCCCGTGAGATGGTAAGGACCCTGAGGAGATCCATG GGTGTGATCGCTGCCATGCGCGACGGCTTTGGCTTCATCAAGTGTGTGGACCGGGACGCCAGGATGTTCTTTCACTTTAGCGAGGTCCTGGAGGAGAGCCAGCTGCACATCTCTGACGAAGTAGAGTTCACCGTTGTGCCCGTGAGTCCAGGGAAAAAGTCCATG GACATGCTGTCTGCCCAGAGGAACCATGCGGTGCGCATCAAGAAGCTGCCCAAAGGCACCGTATCCTTCCATACCCAGTCTGAGCAGCGCTTTGTGGGCGTGGTAGAGAAGGAGACCACGGCAGCCATCACCAACAACAAGAGCGCAAGCCCCAGCAAGGCCAAAGAGAAG AAAAAAGACAAG GAAGCAGAAGAGGGAGTGATTTCTTATGAGGACTGTGGAGTGAAGCTGACTGTGTCGTACCATGTCAAAGACCTGGAGGGAGCTGCCCAGCCACAGGCAGGAGACAAG GTGGAGTTCTCCATCAATGAGGTAAAGAGGACGGGCCAGCAGAGTGCGGTCACGATTAAGATCCTCAACCGCACAGTCAACACCAAAAGGCTGCTGGGATACATCGCCACCCTGAAAGACAACTTTGGGTTCATTGAGACGGCCAATCACGATCAAGAGATCTTCTTTCACTACAG TGAGCTGTGTGGAGACATGGAGAACCTGGAGCTGGGTGACACTGTGGAATACACCCTGTCCAAGGGCAAAGGAAACAAAGTCAGCGCTGAGAAGGTTACGAAGGTAGCAGCAG TGAATAGTGTGGGGCAGGATGTTGGTGAGGCGGTGATGCTGGGGAAGGTGGTGCGCCCTCTGCGTAGTGTGGACCCGTCGCAGACAGAGTACCAGGGGCTCATCGAGCACTCAGAGGAAG AGGGCACGAAGGGCCAGAATTACCCCTTTGGCATCATGGGCATGACAAACAAGGCAGACTGTCTGCAGAAAGGAGAGCTGGTGAAGTTCCAGCTGTGCACAGTGGCCCAGACAGGACAGAAGATGGCTTGCAACGTTGTCCCCCAACGCAAAGCCTTAGTGGAGTGCGTCAAGGACCAG TTTGGTTTCATCACATATGAAGTTGGTGAGAGTAAGAAGCTGTTTTTCCATGTCAAAGAGGTGCAGGATGGCTTGGAGCTCCAGACTGGGGATGAGGTGGAGTTCTCAGTCATTCTCAACCAACGCACAGGGAAATGTAGTGCCTGCAATGTGCGCAGAGTCAG TGAAGGGCCTAAACCGGTGGCAACCCCCCGTCCCGATCGTTTGGTCAACCGGCTCAAGAGCATCACCCTGGATGACGCTAGCGCCCCCCGCCTAGTCATTGTGAGACAGCCCCGTGGCCCTGACAACTCAAAG GGCTTCAACGTGGAGCGGAAGACTCGTCAACCGGGTGTAATTGACTGA
- the LOC106566849 gene encoding cold shock domain-containing protein E1 isoform X13 — MERVHSEPPLARNTASATSVVAIPRSFSVSHKKHKRTPLYQRSMSFDPGMLHNGHTAFANGTAVGIRETGVVEKLLTSYGFIQCSERQARLFFHCSQYNGNLQELKIGDDVEFEVSSDRRTGKPIAVKLLKIKPEVLPEERISGQVGPDSHASPFTVLHGYIHPVVSAIPTHLDGKSAPGQVPTGSVCYERNGYGFLPTQEVFYLTYTPDDIEGNMHLDTGDKVSFYMETNKHTGAVSAHNIVLVKKKQMRCQGVVCATKEAFGFIERADVVKEIFFHYSEFKGDLEALQAGDDVEFTIKERNGKEVATDVRLLAQGTVIFEDISIEQFEGTVIKVIPKVTTKNQNDPLPGRICARISYTDKELLFGEKDTKSKVTLLEGDHVQFNISTDRRDKLERATNIDILPDTFHFTKESREMVRTLRRSMGVIAAMRDGFGFIKCVDRDARMFFHFSEVLEESQLHISDEVEFTVVPVSPGKKSMDMLSAQRNHAVRIKKLPKGTVSFHTQSEQRFVGVVEKETTAAITNNKSASPSKAKEKKKDKEAEEGVISYEDCGVKLTVSYHVKDLEGAAQPQAGDKVEFSINEVKRTGQQSAVTIKILNRTVNTKRLLGYIATLKDNFGFIETANHDQEIFFHYSELCGDMENLELGDTVEYTLSKGKGNKVSAEKVTKVAAVNSVGQDVGEAVMLGKVVRPLRSVDPSQTEYQGLIEHSEEEGTKGQNYPFGIMGMTNKADCLQKGELVKFQLCTVAQTGQKMACNVVPQRKALVECVKDQFGFITYEVGESKKLFFHVKEVQDGLELQTGDEVEFSVILNQRTGKCSACNVRRVSEGPKPVATPRPDRLVNRLKSITLDDASAPRLVIVRQPRGPDNSKGFNVERKTRQPGVID, encoded by the exons ATGGAGAGAGTGCACTCTGAACCCCCTTTGGCACGTAATACTGCCTCTGCCACCTCTGTGGTGGCTATCCCCCGCTCGTTCTCGGTTTCCCACAAAAAACACAAGCGGACACCCCTGTATCAGAGATCA ATGAGTTTTGACCCTGGCATGCTCCACAATGGGCACACCGCGTTTGCCAACGGCACGGCGGTGGGCATCAGGGAGACTGGCGTGGTGGAGAAGCTGCTCACCTCCTATGGGTTCATCCAGTGCTCGGAGCGGCAGGCACGCCTCTTCTTTCACTGCTCCCAGTACAACGGCAACCTGCAGGAGCTCAAGATAGGAG aTGATGTGGAGTTTGAAGTGTCCTCAGACAGGCGTACTGGCAAGCCCATAGCAGTGAAGCTGCTTAAGATCAAACCAGAGGTGCTTCCAGAGGAGCGCATCTCGGGCCAGGTGGGGCCAGACTCGCACGCCTCTCCATTTACTGTGCTGCATGGTTATATTCATCCA GTCGTCTCAGCGATTCCTACTCACCTGGATGGCAAGTCTGCTCCAGGGCAGGTGCCCACTGGCAGTGTGTGCTACGAGAGAAATGGG TATGGATTCCTTCCCACGCAGGAGGTGTTTTACTTGACCTACACCCCAGACGACATAGAGGGCAACATGCACCTGGACACGGGAGACAAAGTCAGCTTCTACATGGAAACCAACAAGCA CACCGGTGCAGTCAGTGCACACAACATTGTCCTGGTAAAGAAGAAACAGATGAGGTGCCAGGGGGTTGTCTGTGCCACCAAG GAGGCCTTTGGGTTCATTGAGAGAGCTGACGTGGTGAAGGAGATCTTCTTCCACTACAGCGAGTTCAAGGGCGACCTGGAGGCCCTGCAGGCCGGCGACGACGTGGAGTTTACCATCAAAGAGAGAAAC GGGAAAGAGGTGGCTACTGACGTGAGGCTGCTCGCCCAGGGGACAGTCATATTTGAGGACATCAGCATCGAGCAGTTTGAAGGCACTGTTATCAAGGTCATCCCTAAAGTAACAACCAAGAACCAG AATGATCCACTACCAGGCCGCATCTGTGCCAGGATCAGTTACACGGACAAGGAGCTCCTGTTTGGTGAGAAGGACACCAAGTCCAAGGTGACCCTGCTGGAAGGTGACCATGTGCAGTTCAACATTTCCACGGACCGAAGGGACAAGCTGGAGCGGGCCACCAACATCGACATCCTGCCCGATACCTTCCACTTCACCAAGGAGTCCCGTGAGATGGTAAGGACCCTGAGGAGATCCATG GGTGTGATCGCTGCCATGCGCGACGGCTTTGGCTTCATCAAGTGTGTGGACCGGGACGCCAGGATGTTCTTTCACTTTAGCGAGGTCCTGGAGGAGAGCCAGCTGCACATCTCTGACGAAGTAGAGTTCACCGTTGTGCCCGTGAGTCCAGGGAAAAAGTCCATG GACATGCTGTCTGCCCAGAGGAACCATGCGGTGCGCATCAAGAAGCTGCCCAAAGGCACCGTATCCTTCCATACCCAGTCTGAGCAGCGCTTTGTGGGCGTGGTAGAGAAGGAGACCACGGCAGCCATCACCAACAACAAGAGCGCAAGCCCCAGCAAGGCCAAAGAGAAG AAAAAAGACAAG GAAGCAGAAGAGGGAGTGATTTCTTATGAGGACTGTGGAGTGAAGCTGACTGTGTCGTACCATGTCAAAGACCTGGAGGGAGCTGCCCAGCCACAGGCAGGAGACAAG GTGGAGTTCTCCATCAATGAGGTAAAGAGGACGGGCCAGCAGAGTGCGGTCACGATTAAGATCCTCAACCGCACAGTCAACACCAAAAGGCTGCTGGGATACATCGCCACCCTGAAAGACAACTTTGGGTTCATTGAGACGGCCAATCACGATCAAGAGATCTTCTTTCACTACAG TGAGCTGTGTGGAGACATGGAGAACCTGGAGCTGGGTGACACTGTGGAATACACCCTGTCCAAGGGCAAAGGAAACAAAGTCAGCGCTGAGAAGGTTACGAAGGTAGCAGCAG TGAATAGTGTGGGGCAGGATGTTGGTGAGGCGGTGATGCTGGGGAAGGTGGTGCGCCCTCTGCGTAGTGTGGACCCGTCGCAGACAGAGTACCAGGGGCTCATCGAGCACTCAGAGGAAG AGGGCACGAAGGGCCAGAATTACCCCTTTGGCATCATGGGCATGACAAACAAGGCAGACTGTCTGCAGAAAGGAGAGCTGGTGAAGTTCCAGCTGTGCACAGTGGCCCAGACAGGACAGAAGATGGCTTGCAACGTTGTCCCCCAACGCAAAGCCTTAGTGGAGTGCGTCAAGGACCAG TTTGGTTTCATCACATATGAAGTTGGTGAGAGTAAGAAGCTGTTTTTCCATGTCAAAGAGGTGCAGGATGGCTTGGAGCTCCAGACTGGGGATGAGGTGGAGTTCTCAGTCATTCTCAACCAACGCACAGGGAAATGTAGTGCCTGCAATGTGCGCAGAGTCAG TGAAGGGCCTAAACCGGTGGCAACCCCCCGTCCCGATCGTTTGGTCAACCGGCTCAAGAGCATCACCCTGGATGACGCTAGCGCCCCCCGCCTAGTCATTGTGAGACAGCCCCGTGGCCCTGACAACTCAAAG GGCTTCAACGTGGAGCGGAAGACTCGTCAACCGGGTGTAATTGACTGA
- the LOC106566849 gene encoding cold shock domain-containing protein E1 isoform X14 — MGSPWKGFVEFTLPASPPAAFVSADLSSTSPVGLSLSPYGRSMSFDPGMLHNGHTAFANGTAVGIRETGVVEKLLTSYGFIQCSERQARLFFHCSQYNGNLQELKIGDDVEFEVSSDRRTGKPIAVKLLKIKPEVLPEERISGQVGPDSHASPFTVLHGYIHPVVSAIPTHLDGKSAPGQVPTGSVCYERNGYGFLPTQEVFYLTYTPDDIEGNMHLDTGDKVSFYMETNKHTGAVSAHNIVLVKKKQMRCQGVVCATKEAFGFIERADVVKEIFFHYSEFKGDLEALQAGDDVEFTIKERNGKEVATDVRLLAQGTVIFEDISIEQFEGTVIKVIPKVTTKNQNDPLPGRICARISYTDKELLFGEKDTKSKVTLLEGDHVQFNISTDRRDKLERATNIDILPDTFHFTKESREMVRTLRRSMGVIAAMRDGFGFIKCVDRDARMFFHFSEVLEESQLHISDEVEFTVVPVSPGKKSMDMLSAQRNHAVRIKKLPKGTVSFHTQSEQRFVGVVEKETTAAITNNKSASPSKAKEKKKDKEAEEGVISYEDCGVKLTVSYHVKDLEGAAQPQAGDKVEFSINEVKRTGQQSAVTIKILNRTVNTKRLLGYIATLKDNFGFIETANHDQEIFFHYSELCGDMENLELGDTVEYTLSKGKGNKVSAEKVTKVAAVNSVGQDVGEAVMLGKVVRPLRSVDPSQTEYQGLIEHSEEEGTKGQNYPFGIMGMTNKADCLQKGELVKFQLCTVAQTGQKMACNVVPQRKALVECVKDQFGFITYEVGESKKLFFHVKEVQDGLELQTGDEVEFSVILNQRTGKCSACNVRRVSEGPKPVATPRPDRLVNRLKSITLDDASAPRLVIVRQPRGPDNSKGFNVERKTRQPGVID, encoded by the exons ATGGGCAGCCCCTGGAAAGGCTTTGTCGAGTTTACCTTGCCCGCGTCGCCGCCTGCCGCGTTCGTTAGCGCTGACCTGAGCAGCACCTCGCCCGTCGGACTCAGCCTGTCACCGTACGGCCGATCC ATGAGTTTTGACCCTGGCATGCTCCACAATGGGCACACCGCGTTTGCCAACGGCACGGCGGTGGGCATCAGGGAGACTGGCGTGGTGGAGAAGCTGCTCACCTCCTATGGGTTCATCCAGTGCTCGGAGCGGCAGGCACGCCTCTTCTTTCACTGCTCCCAGTACAACGGCAACCTGCAGGAGCTCAAGATAGGAG aTGATGTGGAGTTTGAAGTGTCCTCAGACAGGCGTACTGGCAAGCCCATAGCAGTGAAGCTGCTTAAGATCAAACCAGAGGTGCTTCCAGAGGAGCGCATCTCGGGCCAGGTGGGGCCAGACTCGCACGCCTCTCCATTTACTGTGCTGCATGGTTATATTCATCCA GTCGTCTCAGCGATTCCTACTCACCTGGATGGCAAGTCTGCTCCAGGGCAGGTGCCCACTGGCAGTGTGTGCTACGAGAGAAATGGG TATGGATTCCTTCCCACGCAGGAGGTGTTTTACTTGACCTACACCCCAGACGACATAGAGGGCAACATGCACCTGGACACGGGAGACAAAGTCAGCTTCTACATGGAAACCAACAAGCA CACCGGTGCAGTCAGTGCACACAACATTGTCCTGGTAAAGAAGAAACAGATGAGGTGCCAGGGGGTTGTCTGTGCCACCAAG GAGGCCTTTGGGTTCATTGAGAGAGCTGACGTGGTGAAGGAGATCTTCTTCCACTACAGCGAGTTCAAGGGCGACCTGGAGGCCCTGCAGGCCGGCGACGACGTGGAGTTTACCATCAAAGAGAGAAAC GGGAAAGAGGTGGCTACTGACGTGAGGCTGCTCGCCCAGGGGACAGTCATATTTGAGGACATCAGCATCGAGCAGTTTGAAGGCACTGTTATCAAGGTCATCCCTAAAGTAACAACCAAGAACCAG AATGATCCACTACCAGGCCGCATCTGTGCCAGGATCAGTTACACGGACAAGGAGCTCCTGTTTGGTGAGAAGGACACCAAGTCCAAGGTGACCCTGCTGGAAGGTGACCATGTGCAGTTCAACATTTCCACGGACCGAAGGGACAAGCTGGAGCGGGCCACCAACATCGACATCCTGCCCGATACCTTCCACTTCACCAAGGAGTCCCGTGAGATGGTAAGGACCCTGAGGAGATCCATG GGTGTGATCGCTGCCATGCGCGACGGCTTTGGCTTCATCAAGTGTGTGGACCGGGACGCCAGGATGTTCTTTCACTTTAGCGAGGTCCTGGAGGAGAGCCAGCTGCACATCTCTGACGAAGTAGAGTTCACCGTTGTGCCCGTGAGTCCAGGGAAAAAGTCCATG GACATGCTGTCTGCCCAGAGGAACCATGCGGTGCGCATCAAGAAGCTGCCCAAAGGCACCGTATCCTTCCATACCCAGTCTGAGCAGCGCTTTGTGGGCGTGGTAGAGAAGGAGACCACGGCAGCCATCACCAACAACAAGAGCGCAAGCCCCAGCAAGGCCAAAGAGAAG AAAAAAGACAAG GAAGCAGAAGAGGGAGTGATTTCTTATGAGGACTGTGGAGTGAAGCTGACTGTGTCGTACCATGTCAAAGACCTGGAGGGAGCTGCCCAGCCACAGGCAGGAGACAAG GTGGAGTTCTCCATCAATGAGGTAAAGAGGACGGGCCAGCAGAGTGCGGTCACGATTAAGATCCTCAACCGCACAGTCAACACCAAAAGGCTGCTGGGATACATCGCCACCCTGAAAGACAACTTTGGGTTCATTGAGACGGCCAATCACGATCAAGAGATCTTCTTTCACTACAG TGAGCTGTGTGGAGACATGGAGAACCTGGAGCTGGGTGACACTGTGGAATACACCCTGTCCAAGGGCAAAGGAAACAAAGTCAGCGCTGAGAAGGTTACGAAGGTAGCAGCAG TGAATAGTGTGGGGCAGGATGTTGGTGAGGCGGTGATGCTGGGGAAGGTGGTGCGCCCTCTGCGTAGTGTGGACCCGTCGCAGACAGAGTACCAGGGGCTCATCGAGCACTCAGAGGAAG AGGGCACGAAGGGCCAGAATTACCCCTTTGGCATCATGGGCATGACAAACAAGGCAGACTGTCTGCAGAAAGGAGAGCTGGTGAAGTTCCAGCTGTGCACAGTGGCCCAGACAGGACAGAAGATGGCTTGCAACGTTGTCCCCCAACGCAAAGCCTTAGTGGAGTGCGTCAAGGACCAG TTTGGTTTCATCACATATGAAGTTGGTGAGAGTAAGAAGCTGTTTTTCCATGTCAAAGAGGTGCAGGATGGCTTGGAGCTCCAGACTGGGGATGAGGTGGAGTTCTCAGTCATTCTCAACCAACGCACAGGGAAATGTAGTGCCTGCAATGTGCGCAGAGTCAG TGAAGGGCCTAAACCGGTGGCAACCCCCCGTCCCGATCGTTTGGTCAACCGGCTCAAGAGCATCACCCTGGATGACGCTAGCGCCCCCCGCCTAGTCATTGTGAGACAGCCCCGTGGCCCTGACAACTCAAAG GGCTTCAACGTGGAGCGGAAGACTCGTCAACCGGGTGTAATTGACTGA